Proteins from a single region of Azospira inquinata:
- a CDS encoding ParA family protein, whose product MKILAITNQKGGVGKTTTSVNLAACLAQLGQRVLLIDLDPQGNATTGCGIFKKEALPTVYQILLGQATLERATLKTEFGFDVIPANRELAGAEVELIDIGEREKRLKDALDGKAYDFVLIDCPPALNLLTVNALAAAQAVMIPMQCEYYALEGLSDLVATLRKVRLSLNPVLEIEGLLRTMYNAQSTLNQQVSAELEEHFSGKVYRTVIPRNIRLAEAPSYGKPVIAFDKNSKGAQAYMALAQEMLDRRVA is encoded by the coding sequence GTGAAAATTCTGGCCATTACCAACCAGAAAGGGGGGGTGGGTAAAACCACCACCAGCGTGAACCTGGCGGCCTGCCTGGCCCAGCTGGGGCAACGGGTATTGCTCATCGACCTGGACCCCCAGGGCAATGCCACCACCGGCTGCGGCATTTTCAAAAAAGAAGCCCTGCCCACCGTCTATCAAATCCTCCTCGGCCAGGCGACCCTGGAACGGGCCACCCTGAAGACCGAATTCGGTTTTGACGTCATACCCGCCAACCGGGAACTGGCGGGGGCGGAAGTGGAACTGATTGACATCGGGGAACGGGAAAAGCGCCTCAAGGATGCCCTGGACGGCAAAGCCTACGATTTTGTCCTGATCGACTGTCCCCCGGCCCTCAACCTGCTTACGGTAAACGCCCTGGCGGCGGCCCAGGCGGTGATGATCCCCATGCAGTGCGAGTATTACGCCCTGGAAGGCCTCTCCGATCTGGTGGCGACCCTGCGCAAGGTGCGCTTGAGCCTCAATCCGGTGCTGGAAATCGAAGGCCTGCTGCGCACCATGTACAACGCCCAATCCACCCTCAATCAACAGGTGTCGGCGGAGTTGGAAGAGCATTTTTCCGGCAAGGTGTACCGCACCGTTATTCCCCGCAACATCCGGCTCGCCGAGGCGCCCTCCTACGGCAAGCCGGTGATTGCCTTCGACAAAAACTCCAAGGGGGCCCAGGCCTATATGGCCCTGGCCCAGGAAATGCTGGACCGCCGGGTGGCTTGA
- a CDS encoding ParB/RepB/Spo0J family partition protein: MKMKGLGRGLDALLAADNDTGRDEQRTLPLDALKPGKYQPRTKMDEASLQELAASIRAQGIMQPILVRPLGNGYEIIAGERRWRAARLAGLAEVPTLVREIPDEAAAAMSLIENIQRENLNPLEEALGLQRLVDEFGLTHQQAADAVGRSRPAASNMLRLLQLAAPVQDLLLESRIDMGHARALLPLPGAEQVQLAQRIALKGLSVREAERLVQNLVNPPKKPEKKVDRDLLRLEEELSDNLGAKVSLRANAKGAGRISIDFTSLDQLDELLGRLR, from the coding sequence ATGAAAATGAAGGGATTGGGGCGGGGGCTGGATGCCCTGCTGGCCGCTGATAACGACACCGGGCGGGACGAACAGCGCACTTTGCCCCTGGATGCCCTAAAGCCGGGCAAATACCAGCCCCGGACCAAGATGGACGAGGCGTCCTTGCAGGAACTGGCCGCTTCCATCCGGGCCCAGGGCATTATGCAGCCCATTCTGGTCCGGCCCCTGGGCAACGGCTATGAAATCATTGCCGGGGAGCGGCGCTGGCGGGCCGCCCGTCTGGCCGGACTGGCGGAGGTGCCGACCCTGGTGCGGGAAATTCCCGACGAGGCGGCGGCGGCCATGTCCCTCATCGAAAACATTCAGCGGGAAAACCTCAATCCCCTGGAAGAGGCCCTGGGCCTGCAACGGCTGGTGGACGAGTTCGGTCTCACCCACCAGCAGGCGGCGGACGCGGTGGGCCGTTCCCGCCCGGCGGCTTCCAACATGCTGCGCCTTTTGCAACTGGCGGCGCCGGTGCAGGATCTGCTCCTGGAATCCCGCATCGACATGGGCCACGCCCGGGCCCTCCTGCCCCTGCCTGGGGCGGAGCAGGTCCAGCTGGCCCAGCGCATCGCCCTGAAGGGACTGTCCGTGCGGGAAGCGGAGCGGCTGGTGCAGAATCTGGTGAATCCGCCGAAAAAGCCGGAAAAGAAGGTGGATCGGGATTTACTGCGCCTGGAAGAAGAACTGTCCGACAACCTGGGGGCCAAGGTGTCCCTGCGGGCCAATGCCAAGGGCGCCGGGCGCATCAGCATCGATTTCACCAGCCTGGATCAGCTGGATGAGTTGCTGGGGCGTTTGCGCTGA
- a CDS encoding ATP synthase subunit I produces MFRAVFYQVGAVFVTAVLSSLFAGWGGAASAGIGGASAIIPNFLFAMRLSLAVRRNKSPSVVGFFVGEAIKVAATIGLLAIAAKLYQGLVWPALLIGLVVALQASFLAFWKKS; encoded by the coding sequence ATGTTCCGGGCAGTCTTTTACCAAGTGGGGGCGGTTTTCGTGACGGCGGTGTTGTCCAGTCTCTTTGCCGGCTGGGGTGGAGCAGCGTCGGCGGGAATCGGGGGGGCATCTGCCATCATTCCCAATTTCCTCTTTGCCATGCGTCTGTCCCTGGCGGTTCGCCGGAACAAAAGCCCATCTGTGGTGGGCTTTTTTGTGGGCGAAGCTATTAAGGTGGCTGCCACGATCGGTTTATTGGCGATTGCCGCCAAGCTTTATCAGGGGCTGGTTTGGCCAGCCCTGTTGATTGGCCTGGTGGTGGCGCTACAGGCGAGTTTTTTGGCTTTTTGGAAGAAATCCTGA
- the atpB gene encoding F0F1 ATP synthase subunit A, with amino-acid sequence METGKEIVEGAVEHGPTAGEYIVHHLTHLNTTGHAQKAVIDFSILNLDTLFFSVLVGVIGLFVMWRVAKSVNSGVPGRLQAAVEIVLEMVNNQAKGIVHSEQSRKFVAPLALTVFIWIFLMNSMDFLPVDLLPRIWQAAQGNPHAFLRVVPTADLNGTLGLSIGVLLICIYYNIKIKGLGGWVHELFTAPFGSHPLLYPINFLMQMIEFLAKTISHGMRLFGNMYAGELVFMLIALMGAAWAGTASGAMLWVGGVLAGSIWAIFHLLIVALQAFIFMMLTLVYIGQAHEGH; translated from the coding sequence ATGGAAACTGGCAAGGAAATAGTAGAAGGCGCCGTGGAGCATGGGCCGACCGCTGGCGAGTACATCGTCCACCACTTGACCCACCTGAATACCACCGGCCACGCGCAAAAGGCGGTAATCGATTTCTCCATCCTCAATCTGGATACCCTGTTCTTCTCCGTGCTGGTCGGCGTTATCGGCCTGTTCGTGATGTGGCGGGTAGCCAAGAGCGTCAACTCCGGCGTGCCGGGACGGCTTCAGGCGGCGGTGGAAATTGTGCTGGAGATGGTGAATAACCAGGCCAAGGGCATCGTTCATAGCGAACAATCCCGCAAGTTTGTGGCTCCCCTGGCGCTGACTGTGTTCATCTGGATTTTCCTGATGAACTCCATGGACTTCCTGCCCGTGGATCTGCTGCCCCGCATTTGGCAAGCCGCCCAAGGCAATCCCCACGCTTTCCTGCGGGTGGTGCCTACCGCCGATCTGAACGGTACCCTGGGTCTGTCCATCGGCGTGCTGCTGATCTGCATCTACTACAACATCAAGATCAAGGGCCTGGGTGGCTGGGTGCATGAACTCTTCACCGCTCCCTTCGGTTCCCATCCCCTTCTGTATCCCATCAACTTCCTGATGCAGATGATCGAGTTTCTGGCCAAGACCATCTCCCACGGTATGCGGTTGTTCGGCAACATGTACGCCGGCGAGCTGGTGTTCATGCTGATCGCCCTGATGGGTGCGGCGTGGGCGGGTACCGCTTCGGGTGCCATGCTGTGGGTCGGCGGCGTTCTCGCCGGCTCCATTTGGGCCATCTTCCACCTTCTGATCGTCGCCTTGCAGGCCTTCATCTTCATGATGCTGACCCTGGTGTATATCGGACAGGCCCACGAAGGCCATTGA
- the atpE gene encoding F0F1 ATP synthase subunit C produces the protein MEQILGFVALAAGLIIGLGAIGACIGIGIMGSKYLEASARQPELMNELQTKMFLLAGLIDAAFLIGVGIAMMFAFANPFVLK, from the coding sequence ATGGAACAAATCCTCGGTTTCGTCGCTCTGGCCGCCGGTCTGATCATCGGTCTGGGTGCCATCGGTGCCTGTATCGGTATCGGTATCATGGGGTCCAAGTATCTGGAAGCTTCCGCCCGTCAGCCTGAACTGATGAACGAACTGCAAACCAAGATGTTCCTGCTGGCCGGTCTGATTGACGCCGCCTTCCTGATCGGTGTTGGTATCGCCATGATGTTCGCCTTCGCCAACCCGTTCGTTCTGAAATAA
- a CDS encoding F0F1 ATP synthase subunit delta produces MAESVTIARPYAEAVFRLAREGKTLAQWSDTLKLLATIAKDPEMVQCMGNPELSSEQLTQLFVSLSKGEGNQDLVGFVRVLAENDRLVLLPQIQELYEQLKGAEEGIKEAVIYSAFPLDDAQVKNLMGQLESHFQSKLQPRVVVDQALIGGVKVAVGDQVLDASVRGKLEAMATALKN; encoded by the coding sequence ATGGCTGAATCCGTCACCATCGCTCGTCCCTATGCGGAAGCGGTATTCCGCCTGGCGCGCGAAGGCAAGACGCTGGCTCAGTGGTCGGATACCCTGAAGCTCCTGGCAACCATTGCAAAGGACCCGGAAATGGTCCAATGCATGGGGAACCCGGAGCTTTCCTCCGAACAGCTGACCCAGCTTTTCGTATCCCTCAGCAAGGGGGAAGGTAACCAGGATCTGGTTGGCTTCGTCCGGGTGCTGGCGGAAAACGATCGCCTCGTGCTGCTGCCGCAAATCCAGGAGCTCTACGAGCAACTCAAGGGCGCCGAAGAGGGTATCAAAGAGGCTGTGATCTACAGCGCTTTTCCTCTCGACGATGCGCAAGTGAAAAATCTGATGGGCCAACTCGAATCCCATTTCCAATCCAAGCTGCAGCCCCGAGTGGTGGTTGACCAGGCGCTGATTGGCGGGGTGAAAGTGGCGGTGGGTGACCAGGTGCTCGATGCTTCGGTGCGCGGAAAGCTCGAAGCAATGGCCACGGCGCTCAAGAACTAG
- the atpA gene encoding F0F1 ATP synthase subunit alpha, which translates to MQLNPSEISELIKSKIQNLQVGAETRTQGTVVSVTDGICRVHGLQDVMQGEMLEFPGNTFGMALNLERDSVGVVVLGEYEHISEGDTVKCTGRILEVPVGPELVGRVVNALGQPIDGKGPLNNKLTDKIEKVAPGVIWRKSVDQPVQTGLKSIDSMVPVGRGQRELIIGDRQTGKTAVAIDTIIAQKGQNMTCIYVAVGQKASTVANVVRKLEEFGAMEYTIVVAATASESAALQFIAPYSGCTMGEYFRDRGQDALIIYDDLTKQAWAYRQISLLLRRPPGREAYPGDVFYLHSRLLERAARVNAEFVERFTNGEVKGKTGSLTALPIIETQAGDVSAFVPTNVISITDGQIFLETDLFNAGVRPAINAGISVSRVGGSAQTKLIKKLSGGIRTDLAQYRELAAFAQFASDLDDATRKQLERGRRTVEVLKQVQYAPLSVANMALTLFAITKGYTDDVDVKRILDFEKGLHAFAAQKYADLVAKMDSTKNLDAETEKQMVAAIEDFKASWA; encoded by the coding sequence ATGCAGTTGAATCCTTCCGAGATCAGCGAACTGATCAAGAGCAAGATTCAAAACCTGCAAGTGGGCGCCGAGACCCGCACGCAGGGTACCGTCGTCTCGGTGACGGACGGCATCTGCCGCGTTCACGGTCTGCAAGACGTGATGCAGGGCGAAATGCTGGAATTCCCCGGCAATACCTTTGGTATGGCTTTGAATCTGGAACGGGACTCCGTCGGGGTCGTGGTTCTGGGTGAATACGAACACATTTCCGAAGGCGACACGGTGAAGTGCACCGGCCGCATTCTGGAAGTGCCCGTCGGTCCCGAACTGGTAGGCCGGGTGGTTAACGCCCTGGGCCAACCCATCGACGGCAAAGGTCCGCTCAACAACAAGCTGACCGACAAGATCGAAAAGGTCGCCCCTGGCGTGATTTGGCGGAAGTCCGTGGATCAGCCGGTCCAAACCGGTCTGAAGTCCATCGACTCCATGGTGCCGGTTGGCCGTGGCCAACGGGAACTGATCATCGGTGACCGCCAAACCGGTAAGACCGCCGTGGCTATCGACACCATCATCGCCCAGAAGGGTCAGAACATGACCTGTATCTACGTGGCGGTGGGTCAAAAAGCCTCCACGGTGGCCAATGTGGTGCGTAAGCTGGAAGAGTTCGGCGCCATGGAATACACCATCGTGGTGGCCGCGACCGCTTCCGAATCTGCTGCGCTGCAATTCATTGCTCCGTACTCCGGTTGCACCATGGGTGAATACTTCCGCGACCGCGGCCAAGACGCCCTGATCATTTACGATGACCTGACCAAGCAAGCCTGGGCCTATCGTCAAATCTCCCTGCTGCTGCGCCGTCCGCCTGGACGGGAAGCCTACCCTGGCGATGTGTTCTATCTGCACTCCCGCCTGCTGGAACGGGCTGCCCGGGTCAATGCGGAATTCGTTGAACGTTTCACCAACGGGGAAGTGAAAGGCAAGACCGGTTCTCTGACCGCCCTGCCCATCATCGAAACCCAAGCCGGTGACGTGTCTGCCTTCGTGCCGACCAACGTGATTTCCATTACCGACGGCCAGATCTTCCTGGAAACCGACCTTTTCAACGCCGGTGTCCGTCCCGCCATTAACGCCGGTATTTCCGTGTCCCGCGTGGGTGGTTCCGCTCAGACCAAGCTGATCAAAAAGCTGTCCGGCGGTATCCGTACCGACTTGGCCCAGTATCGGGAACTGGCGGCTTTCGCCCAGTTCGCCTCCGACCTGGACGACGCGACCCGTAAGCAGTTGGAACGGGGCCGTCGTACCGTGGAAGTGCTGAAGCAAGTCCAGTACGCCCCTCTGTCCGTCGCCAACATGGCTCTGACCCTGTTCGCGATCACCAAGGGCTACACGGATGACGTGGATGTGAAGCGGATTCTGGACTTCGAAAAGGGTCTGCATGCTTTTGCCGCGCAAAAGTACGCCGATCTGGTCGCCAAGATGGATTCCACCAAGAACCTGGATGCCGAGACCGAGAAGCAAATGGTCGCTGCCATCGAGGACTTCAAGGCTTCTTGGGCCTAA
- the atpG gene encoding F0F1 ATP synthase subunit gamma: MAGGKEIRNKIKSVENTRKITKAMEMVAASKMRKAQERMRQARPYGEKIRRVAAHLSHALTEYRHPFLSKREPVKSVGLIVVSSDKGLCGALNSNIMRTVLHKMKEWEDKGIQFQTTAIGNKGLGFLQRSGAKVVSQVVGLGDKPHLERLIGPVKVQLDAFVKGEIDQLFIAYTRFVNTMRQEAVVEQLLPLSGEVVGSESSRWDYVYEPEAKSVIDDLLVRYVEALIYQSVAESMASEQSARMVAMKSASDNAKNVIGELKLVYNKTRQAAITKELTEIVSGAAAV; this comes from the coding sequence ATGGCTGGCGGTAAAGAGATCCGCAACAAGATCAAGAGCGTCGAAAACACGCGCAAGATCACCAAGGCCATGGAAATGGTGGCCGCTTCCAAGATGCGTAAGGCGCAGGAACGTATGCGTCAGGCGCGTCCTTACGGCGAAAAAATTCGCCGGGTGGCGGCTCACCTGTCCCACGCCCTGACCGAATATCGGCATCCGTTCCTGAGCAAGCGCGAACCCGTGAAGTCCGTGGGTCTGATTGTCGTTTCGTCCGACAAAGGCCTGTGCGGCGCGCTGAACTCCAACATCATGCGCACGGTGCTGCACAAGATGAAGGAATGGGAAGACAAAGGCATTCAGTTCCAAACCACGGCCATCGGCAACAAGGGCCTGGGCTTCCTGCAACGCTCCGGCGCCAAGGTGGTTTCCCAGGTCGTGGGCCTGGGGGATAAGCCCCATCTGGAACGCCTGATCGGGCCGGTGAAGGTGCAGCTGGATGCCTTCGTGAAGGGCGAAATCGACCAACTGTTCATTGCCTATACCCGGTTTGTGAACACCATGCGTCAGGAAGCGGTAGTGGAACAACTGCTGCCCCTGTCCGGAGAAGTGGTCGGTTCCGAGTCTTCCCGCTGGGATTACGTCTATGAGCCGGAAGCCAAATCGGTTATCGATGATTTGCTGGTGCGCTACGTTGAAGCGCTGATTTACCAGTCCGTCGCGGAAAGCATGGCCTCTGAGCAAAGTGCCCGTATGGTCGCAATGAAATCGGCCTCCGATAATGCCAAGAACGTAATCGGCGAACTGAAATTGGTCTATAACAAGACCCGTCAGGCCGCGATTACCAAG